Sequence from the Sphingobacteriaceae bacterium GW460-11-11-14-LB5 genome:
CTGGATGGGTACCTGCTTCAAAAAATGTTTTTGAAACGCAAAGTCCTCTCCGTTATTTTTACTTCCATCACCTTAATTTTACTTTCCTTTCAGCTCAGGGCTCAGGAGCAGACAGCCGTTACCGGAACAGTAACTGATGAAAAGGGCGAAACGGTTGTTGGCGCCAGTATTAAAGTTAAAGGTACCAGCACGGGCGTAACTACTGATGGCAATGGAAAATTCAGGATTCAGGTAGCCGATAAAAATGCCACACTGATCTTTATTTACGTGGGTTATGTTAATCAGGAAGTTGCATTGGCTGGCCGTACGCAAATCAGCGTTCAGCTTAAGCCATCTAATAATGACCTGACGGAAGTTATTGTGGTGGGCTACAATACACAGAAAAAGGAGGCCATTACAGGTGCTATTTCATCAATCAGCAGCAAAGACCTTGAAAAAGTGCATGGCGGTTCTACCGTGAGCACAGGTTTGGCAGGAAAGTTACCTGGTGTATCTTTCAGGATGCCTGACGGAAGGCCGGGTTCGAGCGCCAATATCCAGATCCGTAACATGGGTAATCCACTTTATGTTATCGACGGTATTCAGCAAGATGCCGGCCAGTTTAATAATATTTCACCTAACGATATCGAAAGTATCAGTGTGCTTAAAGATGCATCGGCTGCGATTTACGGTAGCAGGGCATCAAATGGTGTAATTTTGGTAACCACCAAAAGGGGAAAAAATAGTACACGAAATACCTTTAGTGTTGATGCTTATACTGGCTGGCAGAACTGGGTACGTTTTCCGGAAACGACTGATGCTTACCAGTGGAAAGTAGGGCAGGCTACTGCAGAAATGAATCAGAACGGATCAACCAGTATTACCCAGGCCGAACTGGATAAATGGAAAGCAGGTACAGAATATGGTTACCAGAGTCAGAACTGGAAAGATATTATTATTGCGCCAAACGCACCACAAACTTCAGTAAACTTAAGTGCTTCGGGTGGAAGTGACCGGGTAAACTATTACTTTTCGGCTACCCGTTTAGATCAGAAAGGTGTATATGGAAAAGCAAGAGAATTCGATTTTAACCGGACCAATATCCAAAGTAATATCGAGGCTAAAATAACCGACCGTTTTAAGGTGGGTATGCTCATCAACGGGCGTATCGAAAGCCGCGACCAGCCAGGCGTACCGGGTGGAGATGATTACTGGGCCGCCCGTTTTGCTTTGTTGAGAAACAGACCTACTGAACAGGCTTACGCCAATGGCAATCCAAATTACCCGAACGATATCGGTCACAATACCGAGCAGTTTGCTGTACAGAGCAAAGCTCTAAGCGGTTACTGGAAATCAGACTGGAGAGTTTTGCAAACCAATTTATCGGCCTCTTATGAAACGCCAATAAAAGGTTTGGAAATAAAAGGTTTATATTCCTATTACATTGCCGATAACGTAATCAATGGACATGAGTACACTTATAATGTATATACCTATCATCCGGAAACAGGCATTTACGAAGAAAAAGTAGGCAGTTCAAATCCTTACAGAGAGCGCAGAAACGAAAAAGTATATACCAATACCTATCAGCTACAGGCGAATTATAACCGCACTTTTGGCAAACATACGGTAGGCGCTGTATTGGTGGCCGAGCGTTTAGACCGTTTTAGAACCTATACCTTTCAACATGCGGTACCACAGACTAATATTTTGCCTGTGCTGCAGTTTGCCGATATGGATGGGCAGGATTTTGCTGATATACAGGAAGAGCAGGCCCGTATTGGTTATGTGGGCAGGTTAAACTACAATTACGACAATAAATATTACCTGGAGCTTTCCGGTCGTAGAGATGCTTCATGGAAGTTTGCGCCAGATAGACGTGTAGGTTATTTCCCTTCAGCATCAATTGGTTGGAGAATTACGCAAGAGAAATTTATGAAATCGCTTTTGGGTGAAAGCAATATCTTAAACGATTTGAAACTCCGTGCTTCTTACGGACAGCTTGGGGATGATGATGTGGGTATCGATCCTTTTGCCTATATCCCAGGTTATAACTACAACCAGGGCAGTGTGATATTGGATGGAAAAAACATTACCACTTCAAGGGATAAAGGTCCTATTATCAATAACCTGAGCTGGTTTAAAAGCAAAATTACCGACATCGGTCTGGATTTTACGATGTTCGGCAGTAAACTTTCCGGAACTGCAGATTATTTTTATAGAAAACGTTCTGGTTTACCGGCCATTAAAAACGACGTCATTGTTCCAATAGAACTAGGATATCCTTTAAATGTTGAAAACCTGGAGAGCGATGCACAGTTTGGAGGTGAATTCTCTTTAAACTACAGAGATAAAATCGGTGAGTTTAATTACAATGTTGGTGGAAACATTTCCATTAGCAGAAAGAAACTTTTAGAAAGATATAAACCACGTTTTGGCAACTCATGGGAAAATTACAGAAGTAATGGTACCGATAGATATGCCGATATTTTTTGGGGCTATGAAGTAACCGGTCAATTCCAGAGTATCGATGAGATCAATAACTACAATGTGAATATTGATGGAAAAGGCAACCGTTCTTTATTGCCGGGCGATTTAATTTACAAAGATCAGAATGGCGATGGAATTATTGATCCTTTAGATGAGAGACCAATAGGATATACCACAGCAGGGCAACCAAATGTAGGTTTTGGATTTACCATTGGCGGTTCTTATAAAAACTTCGATTTTACGGCCGATTTTTCTGGCGGTGCCATGTATTCCTGGAACCAGAACTGGGAACAGCGCTGGGCATTCCAGAATGGAGGGGCTTTGCTGCAGAATTTTGCTGACGACAGCTGGCATCGTACTAATCTCTATGACCTGAACAGTCCCTGGGTGGCTGGTAAATATCCTGCAATCCGTTTTAATGACCGCGATCATAGTAACAACACCAGAAATTCGACTTTCTGGTTGCACAACGTGAGGTACCTGAGGGCGCGTACACTTGAGATTGGTTATACCCTGCCAAAAAGATGGGCAGAAAAAATCAAGATCCAGAATGCAAGGGTATATGTAAACGGATACAACCTCTTCTCGATCGATAACCTGAAAGATTATGGTGTAGATCCTGAAATTGCAGACGATAATGGATTGCAATATCCACAGAATAAGTTTTTTAACATCGGTCTTAAATTATCGCTATAACATGAAAACGACTAATCAAATGAAAAAATATATATACACATTTGCTGCCATTGCATGTTTAAGTTTTGCGCAGTCATGTAAAAAAGATTCTGAGTTTTTAGATAAACAACCCACCAGTACCTTACCCATTGATGCGGTATGGAAAGACCCCAATCTGGTGCTTACCGTAGTTGGTGATCTGTACGATCGTTACCCTGATTTTCAGCGCATCGAATCGTGGTGGCTTTTTGCCGATTTTGATGAGGGTTTTGCTTCAGCAAGTGGTGACTATGGTCGCCACCAGAATTTGGAATACGGATATGATGCCTGGAGATACTGGGATATGGGCGTTTACAGGCTCATAAATGACCTGAACCTGTTTATTAAACGCGGGCAGGAAGCGACCGCTTTAAAAGCTGAAGACCGCGACCGTTTTTTAGCCGAAGCGCGTTTTATCAGGGCTGGTGTATACTTCGAGATGGTAAAAAGAATGGGCGGTGTTCCTTTGATTACAGTTCCCCTGGCCTACGATTATAGCGGCGATCCAAGTTACCTGCAATATCCAAGGGCTAAGGAATCAGAAATTTATGATTTTGTGATTTCAGAATTGGAAGCCATTAAAACCATACTTCCTGATAATGCGACCATCCAGAGCAGGGCTACAAAAGCTGCGGCGCTGGCCATGGAATCCAGAGCTGCTTTATACGCTGGTTCGATTGCCAAATACAGCAATGCTCAATTAAGCCTTCCGGGTGGAGAGGTTGGCATTCCTGCGGCAATGGCTAATGGTTATTTTACCAAAGCCTTAAATGCGGCAAAAGAAATTATCGATGGCGGTAAATATTCACTTTACAAAAAGAACCCAAACCTATCCGATAATTTTGCGGCCCTTTTT
This genomic interval carries:
- a CDS encoding SusC/RagA family TonB-linked outer membrane protein; this translates as MKRSLFSYGGFVRLDGYLLQKMFLKRKVLSVIFTSITLILLSFQLRAQEQTAVTGTVTDEKGETVVGASIKVKGTSTGVTTDGNGKFRIQVADKNATLIFIYVGYVNQEVALAGRTQISVQLKPSNNDLTEVIVVGYNTQKKEAITGAISSISSKDLEKVHGGSTVSTGLAGKLPGVSFRMPDGRPGSSANIQIRNMGNPLYVIDGIQQDAGQFNNISPNDIESISVLKDASAAIYGSRASNGVILVTTKRGKNSTRNTFSVDAYTGWQNWVRFPETTDAYQWKVGQATAEMNQNGSTSITQAELDKWKAGTEYGYQSQNWKDIIIAPNAPQTSVNLSASGGSDRVNYYFSATRLDQKGVYGKAREFDFNRTNIQSNIEAKITDRFKVGMLINGRIESRDQPGVPGGDDYWAARFALLRNRPTEQAYANGNPNYPNDIGHNTEQFAVQSKALSGYWKSDWRVLQTNLSASYETPIKGLEIKGLYSYYIADNVINGHEYTYNVYTYHPETGIYEEKVGSSNPYRERRNEKVYTNTYQLQANYNRTFGKHTVGAVLVAERLDRFRTYTFQHAVPQTNILPVLQFADMDGQDFADIQEEQARIGYVGRLNYNYDNKYYLELSGRRDASWKFAPDRRVGYFPSASIGWRITQEKFMKSLLGESNILNDLKLRASYGQLGDDDVGIDPFAYIPGYNYNQGSVILDGKNITTSRDKGPIINNLSWFKSKITDIGLDFTMFGSKLSGTADYFYRKRSGLPAIKNDVIVPIELGYPLNVENLESDAQFGGEFSLNYRDKIGEFNYNVGGNISISRKKLLERYKPRFGNSWENYRSNGTDRYADIFWGYEVTGQFQSIDEINNYNVNIDGKGNRSLLPGDLIYKDQNGDGIIDPLDERPIGYTTAGQPNVGFGFTIGGSYKNFDFTADFSGGAMYSWNQNWEQRWAFQNGGALLQNFADDSWHRTNLYDLNSPWVAGKYPAIRFNDRDHSNNTRNSTFWLHNVRYLRARTLEIGYTLPKRWAEKIKIQNARVYVNGYNLFSIDNLKDYGVDPEIADDNGLQYPQNKFFNIGLKLSL